Proteins encoded within one genomic window of Camelina sativa cultivar DH55 chromosome 19, Cs, whole genome shotgun sequence:
- the LOC104768213 gene encoding probable transcription factor At4g00232, translating into MGKVNSNRSEKKEVCGGSGAAQLTGKKRKNEGTLLANKDVNAKRSKKVVKKVCSQRLEYEEISVLQGILDCYALTGKNPFVNMKETFEFMKEYTNLESFDEFVEKMNSLKKQLMDQRRNAKEPSTSDCYYQKVSKLLTSAVEKPKRSKRAVKPKEEKQTVMSREGEKWFENASLVRQVVSRGVDEDSLKSKWDARGSYSEEE; encoded by the coding sequence TGGTTCCGGTGCAGCTCAGCTAACTGGGAAGAAGCGGAAAAACGAAGGGACGTTGTTAGCGAACAAAGACGTGAATGCAAAGCGATCAAAGAAGGTTGTGAAAAAGGTGTGTTCCCAAAGGTTGGAGTATGAAGAGATCAGTGTGCTACAAGGTATTCTTGATTGTTATGCTCTAACAGGGAAGAATCCTTTTGTTAATATGAAGGAAACTTTCGAATTCATGAAGGAATATACAAATTTAGAGTCTTTCGACGAATTCGTAGAGAAGATGAATAGTTTGAAGAAGCAATTAATGGATCAAAGGAGGAATGCTAAAGAACCATCTACCTCGGATTGTTACTACCAGAAAGTTTCTAAGTTGTTGACATCTGCCGTTGAGAAACCAAAGAGGAGTAAGCGGGCTGTAAAGCCTaaagaagagaagcaaacaGTGATGAGTCGTGAAGGAGAAAAATGGTTTGAGAATGCGTCTTTGGTTCGACAAGTTGTAAGCCGTGGTGTTGATGAAGATTCTCTGAAGAGCAAATGGGATGCGCGCGGTTCCTACAGCGAAGAAGAATAA
- the LOC104768214 gene encoding probable transcription factor At1g44810 yields the protein MATKNDTSSVSSSSYESSSDEGEQISTPSGPSATTLTKATLGLQTKPSLSQEEEEHCGEQSSKEDEASSDSEQDEPTKEQTPSKAEIAREKKICVSSEEDDASSESKKEQTPFKAEMIAKEKEICVSSSKEEEEDNSGEESSEEDEASLSKAEVPKKKETPSKAEIAKEKEICVSDKAHKRVSEGSSSQDMNAAKKVKTSGKTYLEDKDGFYHFIKESFTVKKRDEKGKKPSALKPLDLKAFELYGKIWGNSVSGTNAAEDSRRSDGIQKLEGYHKDVMNHGQGGDWFSNSVLLRMVAYLGRNEDVVKMDWGRVSEEKKREMMDRWRVLKAKDDETLLQKSAFLDDIVSLIHR from the exons ATGGCGACTAAAAATGATACTTCTTCAGTAAGTTCATCATCATACGAGTCTTCCTCTGACGAAGGGGAACAAATATCCACTCCATCCGGACCATCAGCTACTACTCTTACTAAAGCCACCTTGGGCTTGCAGACGAAACCTTCGTtgtctcaagaagaagaagagcactgTGGTGAACAGAGCTCCAAGGAGGATGAGGCTTCCTCCGATTCTGAGCAAGATGAGCCCACCAAGGAACAAACTCCTTCCAAAGCCGAGATAGcaagggagaagaagatttgtGTGTCCTCCGAGGAGGATGACGCTTCCTCCGAGTCCAAGAAAGAACAAACTCCTTTCAAAGCAGAGATGATAGCCAAGGAGAAGGAGATCTGTGTCTCGTCGTctaaggaggaagaagaggacaaTAGTGGAGAAGAGAGCTCTGAGGAGGATGAGGCTTCTTTGTCTAAGGCAGAAGttcccaaaaagaaagaaacaccTTCCAAAGCTGAGATAGCTAAGGAGAAGGAGATCTGTGTTTCCGACAAGGCCCATAAGCGTGTGAGTGAAGGTTCTTCGTCTCAAGACATGAATGCTGCAAAGAAAGTGAAAACGAGTG GTAAAACATACCTCGAAGACAAGGATGGATTCTACCATTTCATCAAGGAGTCTTTCACCGTTAAG aagagagatgaaaaagGTAAGAAACCGTCTGCCTTGAAACCTCTTGATCTTAAAGCTTTTGAACTGTATGGGAAAATCTGGGGGAACTCGGTATCGGGAACAAATGCTGCTGAAGATTCAAGAAGGAGTGACGGGATTCAGAAGCTGGAAGGTTATCATAAGGATGTGATGAATCATGGACAAGGAGGAGATTGGTTTAGCAACTCGGTTTTGCTTCGTATGGTTGCTTATCTTGGCAGGAATGAAGATGTAGTGAAAATGGATTGGGGTCGGGtttcagaagagaagaagagggaaaTGATGGACCGATGGAGAGTCTTGAAGGCCAAAGATGACGAAACTCTCTTACAAAAATCAGCTTTTTTGGATGATATTGTCTCTCTTATCCATCGTTGA
- the LOC104767203 gene encoding uncharacterized protein LOC104767203, whose protein sequence is MLRLRSLLSLKSSSIVELSLPNATEAIRFAPFHSTSVLSEKSRNGSDKASDGERSSKNSSIRFTCTVKEKGRTSARKTVDKLLFHRGFNDPLQNEWHFGPNPLIRDRHMKKKPPPGRGKKPRDKKTKRWHREGNPEDDFGTDANNTFESKWRERWTTQSQKSSYSRDSTSGFEWREGWSWTTQSQRSRTWNNESLDEPLNVGSRSERIVLGLPLDGPIKIDDVKNAFRSAALKWHPDKHQGPSQAAAQEKFKLCVDAYKSLSSALS, encoded by the exons ATGCTGAGATTGAGAAGCCTCTTGTCCCTGAAAAGTTCTTCGATTGTAGAATTGTCATTACCAAACGCCACTGAAGCAATTCGTTTCGCTCCATTTCATTCCACGAGTGTTCTGTCTGAGAAATCGAGGAATGGTTCC GATAAGGCTTCTGATGGCGAAAGATCTTCAAAg AACTCCTCCATAAGATTCACATGTACCGTAAAGGAGAAGGGACGCACTAGCGCTAGAAAGACTGTCGACAAACTCCTCTTCCACAGGGGATTTAATGATCCGCTTCAG AATGAGTGGCATTTCGGGCCAAATCCGCTGATCCGGGATAGGCATATGAAGAAAAAACCTCCACCTGGCCGGGGAAAGAAGCCTCgggataagaaaacaaaaa GATGGCACAGAGAAGGAAATCCTGAAGATGACTTTGGCACTGATGCTAATAATACATTTGAGAGCAAATGGAGAGAAAGGTGGACAACTCAATCTCAGAAGTCCTCATATTCGAGAGACTCGACATCCGGATTTGAATGGAGAGAAGGCTGGAGCTGGACCACTCAATCTCAAAGGAGCAGAACTTGGAATAATGAGTCTCTTGATGAACCTTTGAATGTTGGCTCTCGGTCTGAGAGGATTGTTTTGGGATTGCCTCTAGATGGTCCAATCAAAATTGATGATGTTAAGAATGC cttCCGGTCTGCGGCTTTGAAGTGGCATCCGGATAAGCACCAGGGGCCTTCTCAG GCGGCAGCGCAAGAGAAGTTTAAACTCTGCGTTGATGCATACAAGTCCCTCTCTTCTGCACTCTCTTGA